A section of the Indicator indicator isolate 239-I01 chromosome 26, UM_Iind_1.1, whole genome shotgun sequence genome encodes:
- the EWSR1 gene encoding RNA-binding protein EWS isoform X4 — MASTDYSTYSQAAAQQGYSAYAPQPAQGYAQTTQTYGQQSYGTYGQPTDVSYTQPQTTATYGQTAYATSYGQPPAGYTTPTAPPAYSQPVQGYGTAAYDTSTATVTTTQASYAAPAAYGTQPAYPAYSQQPAASAPTRPPDGSKPAETSQPQSSTTGYSQPSLGYGQSNYSYPQVPASYPMQPVAAPPAYPPTSYPSTQPSSYDQSTYSQQSTYGQQSSYGQQTSYGQQSSYGQQPPPTTYPPQTGSYSQAPSQYNQQSSSYGQQSSFRQDHPSSMNVYGQESGGFSGPGENRSLGGPESRGRGRGGYDRGGMSRGGRGGGRGGMGLQSESLVYTSVLKKYPVLSTQPAA; from the exons ACCTACGGGCAGCAGAGCTACGGGACCTACGGGCAGCCCACCGACGTCAGCTACACACAGCCCCAGACCACCGCCACCTATGGGCAGACTGCCTACGCCACCTCCTACGGGCAGCCTCCTGCCG GTTACACCACCCCGACTGCCCCCCCAGCGTACAGCCAGCCCGTGCAGGGCTACGGCACAGCCGCCTACGACACCAGCACCGCCACGGTCACCACCACCCAGGCTTCCTACGCCGCGCCGGCCGCTTACGGCACCCAGCCCGCGTACCCTGCCTACAGCCAGCAGCCCGCAGCCTCCGCCCCCACCAG ACCCCCGGATGGCAGCAAACCAGCAGAGACCAGCCAGCCCCAGTCCAGTACAACAGGctacagccagcccagcctgggctaCGGGCAGAGCAACTACAGCTACCCCCAGGTGCCTGCCAGCTACCCCATGCAGCCGGTGGCTGCGCCACCAGCCTACCCTCCCACCAG CTATCcctccacacagcccagcagctacGACCAGAGCACTTATTCGCAGCAGAGCACCtatgggcagcagagcagctatGGGCAACAGACCAGCtatgggcagcagagcagctacGGGCAGCAGCCTCCACCAACCACTTACCCACCGCAGACAGGATCCTACAGCCAGGCCCCGAGCCAGTAcaaccagcagagcagcagttatGGCCAGCAGA GTTCCTTCCGCCAGGACCATCCCAGCAGCATGAATGTGTATGGACAGGAGTCTGGAGGCTTCTCGGGCCCAGGAGAGAATCGGAGCTTGGGCGGCCCCGAAAGCcggggcaggggcagagggggatATGATCGAGGAGGCATGAGCAGAGGTGGGCGGGGAGGAGGACGCGGTGGAATGGG GTTACAAAGTGAGAGCCTTGTATACACCTCAGTACTTAAAAAGTACCCCGTACTCAGTACTCAGCCGGCAGCATAA